AATTTATTTTGAAGGATGCCCCAAGGGCCTTCGCAGGCATGGCGATCGTTTACGCATTCTAGGAAGCGAACGATATTGCTCGGATGGCCGAGCAGATAACACAATGAATCTGGGCGGTATAAAAACGAGTTCTGCAGAGATCGAAGCGGCCTTACGAGGGATACCAGAGATTCTGGAAGTCGCCGCAGTCGGAGTTCCGCCAAAGGCGGGCGGACCCGATCAATTAATTCTCTATGTCGTTTTGAAACAGCCTTCGGACCTTATTGAACTCCAGGGAAAATGCCAGAAAAGCCTCTCCGCCAATCTCAATCCGCTATTCCGAATCCACGAAGTTCGGCTTTTGGAACATCTGCCGCGAACCGCTTCCAATAAAGTCATGCATCGCGAGTTGCGAGATAGAGCACGTTGCTGAGATTATTTTGCGGCCAGTTCTTCAAGTACCGCTTCTGCCGTTCTTCGACCCGAGACGAAAGCCCCTTGAATAGAAGCCGTGTCTCGATGGTCGCCACAAACGTAGAGTCCCTTTTTCAATCGCACTTCCCGTTGCGGTTTCTCCAACACGGCCGCGGGCTGCGAGGGAAGCGCGAAAGGTATCTGGTAAGTTTTCAAATGACGCCAGGTTTTCACCTGGTCGCCGAACCAGCGTTCCATCTGAGCGAGTACTTCCAATTCCAGCGCCTCGAATGGCTGCATCCCACCATTTATTACTGTGATCGAGATCAGATTCTGACCAGTCGGGGCATATTCCGGAGCTACCAAATTCGGTACACACAAATTATTTACCGGTCCACTCCCTTCGCCGTTGAGAACGAGTATGGGTTTATGAATCGGAGCCTGTGGGGATGCATAATAGAGACAAGTCACACCCTGGGGATGCGTGTGGAAGTCCCCGTTCAGCAATTTATTAGCGGCGGGGGCTTCGGTAGCGACGACGATGACCTTCGAGGGGATTTTTTCGCCAGACTCAGTCACAATCAGGCCCGAATCGAGATCATCGACGCGGGTCGAGAGTCGAATGCTCGATCTCGGCAAGTTCTTCGCTAACTGATCGGGAATGGCCTGCATACCTTTAGCGGGGAGGCAGGCGCGACCGAGCGAGAACATTTTGAACACAAACTCAAACATTCGACTTGAGGTTTGGAGCGCAGGATCCAGAAAAATACCGCCGAGGAATGGCTTAAAGAAGGTATTTGTTATCGAGGAACTGAAACCCCGGTTCACAAGAGCCTGTTGTGTGGTGGTGTTCGCACGCTGAAATAAGTTCTCAATTGAGGCGTTCTTCACGGCCGACCGAAGACCAGCGACTTTCCATTTATCCCTAAAAGTGCCTATCGGGGCAAAAAGGGATCTCAGTCCACTCAGAGGCTTTCGCCAGGGATCGGCGAAAAGGTGAAATTTTTCTTTGTGACGAATCAGAGCACCCGGTTCGAATGCTCGCAGATTCAATTGGGAATAATCGAGAATTTTTTGAGCTTCGGGATAAGCATCGAGGAACACTTGAAAGCCTCGATCGAGCTGGAATCCGTCAACTCGATCGGTAGCAATACGGCCGCCGACGCGATCTGACGCTTCCAGAATCTGAAAGGATTTGCCGGCTTCCTGAAGATGCCGAGCACAGCTCAGGCCGGCCAACCCTGCACCGATTATCGTGATTTCCGGAGTCATAGATGAATCCGACAATTAAAGCACTCTAGCCAACTGGCAATCGATTTTTCCATTCATGAACTGGTGCTTTTCCAGCACTTTGAGCTTCGTAGCCCTTAAAAGATTGCGATTCCCGGTAAAGATCCAGCATTTCCAGCCTGTGCAGCGAGTCTTGATGATCTTTCCAATTTGCTGATATAGCTCTATCAGGTCTTCCTCTTCCCCAATACGCTCCCCATAGGGGGGATTCATCAGAATCGTTCCTGGCTTACCTTCAGACGGCACAAATTTATACAGCCCCTGGGCTCTCAATTCCACGAGATGACCTACACCGGCCGCATTAGCATTCTTAGACGCCAATTCGATCACGTCGACCCGTTCGTCGTAGCCGATGATTGGGGCCAGGAGTGCTTTCTTCAAGTCGTTTCGGGCTTCATCCCGCACGTTTGCCCACTCACCTTTGTCGTAGTCCAGCCAACCCATGAAACCGAAATGTTTTCGAGTCAAACCAGGAGCACGATTCAGAGCCATCCAACTCGCTTCGATCGGCAGAGTTGCGGATCCGCACATCGGATCGCAAAAGGGCTCATCCGGTTTCCACCCCGTTTGCAGGATCAAGGCTGCGGCGAGAGCTTCATTCAAGGGAGCGATTGTTTGGATCGGGCGATAGCCCCGCTTGTGTAATGATTCGCAGGAGCTATCCAGACTGATCGATGCTTCGTTTCGAAAGATGTGCAGATTAAACTGCACCATCGGCTCGCGCAGATTCACGCTCGGCCGTTTACCGCAACGTGCGATGAATTGATCACAAATGGCATCTTTCACTCGCTGCGCGGCGAACAGGGAGTGTGTGATGGCCGAGTCGCGAACATTGCAATCGATGGCGAAAGTATGCTCCAAAGTGAGATATTTTTCCCAGTCGATGGTCTGCGCGGCCTGATAGAGTTCGTCGGTACTTTGAACGGGGAATGTCCTTAACGGTTGGAGAACCCGCACGGCCGTTCTAAGATGCAGATTCGACTTATAGAGAACTCGTCGGTTTCCCTGAAAGTGAACACCGCCTCGTCCAGGTTGAATGTCCGAAGCAGCGATTTTTTCGAGTTCGCGGGCGAGAAAAGGTTCAAATCCTCGTGCACACGTCGCAAAAAAAGACGTCATTCCGCAGCCACCGGCGGCTCGAGTCGCGCACGCAGCTTATTCAGAGTCTTGGTGGCTTGATCGCGAACCTTCACATCGGTGTCGTTCGAAACCATGTCCTCGAGGGAATTCAAAGCGGAAAATGCCGGGGCTCCCATTTGACCGAGATTGAATGCGGCCATAAGTCGAACGCTGGCGTCTCGATCCTCCAATGCCCGGGTCAAAGCGTCGGCGACATCCTTGGATTCTTTACCCAGTACCATCATGGGACGGATGAGCTGGTAATCTCGAGTCAGGCCACCGCGCTCAAAAGCCTCGATCAGCTCCGGCAAAGCCGATTTGGCAATATCGCCCATACCGGCCAGAGTGTCTGCGATTTTGCGTCGGAAAGGGGCATCCGCCGCCAGCTTGATACCGAGTTTTAAGATCGGCAGGGAATCGGGGCTAATTTCGCCGTAATCGTTCCTGCCTTCATCGAGAAGTTTTTCAACTGCTTTGATTACCGGGCCGCCACGATCGGTCTTCTTACCACCCGATTTTTCCTGTAGCTTGGTCAAGGCTGCCTGCATGTCCAGTTTATAAGCGATCTGGAAGCTTCGACTTTCGGGGCTCAAAGTCGGCCAGAGATCGGGCAGGATATCCTTCCCGAATGCGGGCAACGCGAGTTCCAGCATAGCCAGGTAAACCGGGGCAGTTTTCTTCTCACTTAAGGCCTGCAGATAGATCTGAAGCAATCGAAGGTCAGTAATGGTCCCGTCATTGTTGGTCGATTCCAACATGGTGATCTGTTCTTCGGGCTTGACGCGCTTGGCAAACGGTCGAGATTCGGGAACCAGGGCATACACAGCCTGTGTCAGCATCGGAGTCGACCAGGAGGGGCCCGCTTCGAATTCTTCGAGTTCACCGGGAACGTTCACGAAGAGGTTTTTCACTTCGGCGAGGTGGATCTGGTCGATGGTTTCCAGAATTGGCCAAACAATCTCATCCTGATCGGCCTCGTGGATGGATTTGAGGCTGGCGACAACATTTTCGGGTAGATCTTCTGACACTTTCGCAGACACTTGCTCTTTAAGGTGCGAAAGATCAGCCTGATCGATACCGGTCGCCAGGACGGTAGCCAGTTCGTTATTCAGATTCGTGAGCGTCGTGTTGGCCATATTTTCAAACTCCCGAATGCCGGGTTTAAATATCGATGTCGAAACCTCAGAATAATAACTCAAACACCAATTTTCAGATGGTGCTTGGGCGTGATCATAGCGAGGGGATAAGCAATAATTTGCTTTCCACTCACCGCCAGCCGCACCAGAAGAGCCGGAGATTCAGATCGCAGCATCGCAGCCGCCCGCTTGAAGTTGAACAGGTGTGAGTAGTCTTTTCGGCGGTCGCGAAGTTCGAGCCGGCCGCCGTTAGAATCTTCCACAACGACCTTATCGTTGACCTTCCCCAACTTGGCACATCGAAGCAGTAATACCGCTTCTGTAGGCGCGAAAGGTTTCTCGAGCTGACTCCGGAATTCGTCAATGACCGGTTCGAATTCGGGTATGGCATGTCCATAAGTGGCTTCCAGAGCTTCCGAACTCGATACGCCGGTCGTTTCACTGTTCTTTTCCCAGCGCACCCGGCGATTCAGGGAGCCGGGATAGAGAACTGCATCGGGAACATGAATCGGAGTCGTATAACTGACCTGTTCAGGAATGGGAGTCAGTCCTTTGAACGGCCGGTAAGCGACTGACTGGTGCAGTTCACCCGTATTGAGATCGAGAAGGTTGCTGACTTCCATACGTGTTGCACGACCTTCATCGTCCAGCCTTTCGTAGGCCAGTTCGAAGAGCGAAAGATCGGTTTTCCCGTAGCCGCGGGCCTTCAGGTCGGAAATCGACCAGTGCATATCGAGGAACTGCTCCAGCAGATAATCCTCTTCGCTGGGTTTGCTGGTATCGGTTCCCAGGAAATGGATGGTCTTCTTGAGTACAGCTTCGCAATTTGCGAGGGCGGAGGCTCCCAGGAGATTCTTCTCCGGATCTTTCAACCCTTTTTCTTTGCCGACCAGAGCCACCCGCTTGAATTGGGCTGCGAGAGAAGGCAATGAGGCCTCATTCAGCTGTTTGCAAAGCTTTTCGAATTGCTCGGCCCGGTTCTCGCTGAACCAGTTTCCTTTAGCGGCCAGATCGACTAGCATATGATTGGCGGCTTCGAGTGCCTCTAATCGCAGAAGTTGCTTCTTCTCTTCGTCCTTCTTACCACCCTTCTTCGCAAATACCCCCTTTTTCCGCTCTTCCGCGGCCAGCACCTTTTCCCGTCGGGCAAGGAGTTCGATGGATGGGGATTTTACGCCGAAAGAATCCGGATTATGAGCATATTTCAGCAGCATACCGAGTGTATATTTATCGGGATGATATCTGCTGGGGCTGGTACTTTGCAAAACAGGCTGATTCGGGATGTGGAAATCGGCCGATAGCTTATACGGAGCCGGTCCCATTCCAGTAAACTCGCCTAACATCCAGGTACCGTCGCTGGATGTCCCCAAGTTCTGCAGCCGAGAGCTTTGGCTGATTTCCGACGCAGCTTTAAAGCTGGCTTCATCCGGGGCCAGGGTTCGAACAAAATCTTCGGTTAGCGGGGCATTCAGGGGCATACCGGTCCCACCTTCCACCTAAGGATGCTTCGCAAGAAGTAAATCTAATAAGCAGAAATTATATGAAGAGTTGGGTCAATTGAGAGAAAATTGAGTCGGATTCTTCATTACATTGACGTAATTGCAATTCAAACCGGTAATCTAGGCAAAACCAACGTCACTCTGGCCGTTCAAACTCCGGACGGGAGTGAATTTTTGTTTATCGAAGCCTTATAGTGCGCTTAAAGTGTCTTCTCACAAGACTTTACCAGCCCAATTTCTCCCGCAGTTCCTGCAGTCCCCCGGTGAAAGCGGCATTGGAAGTTTGGTATGTCAGGCCGCCGTCCAAACGCTTGCCATTGTTGGTTTGCGTAATGGAACAGGTGAAGTTGCCTTTGGCCGGTTTGGTCACCAGTCTGTATTGCGGATGTTCGTTCAACAGTACCAGCCAGGTCGTATCGTTCAAGCCTGCGCGTAAGTTGCCGTCTCGCAATTTCAACCAATCGGGAACATTCATCGTAAGTCTCACTCTGGCAGAGGTTTGCCCTTAGTTTCGGGAAGGAAGAATATGGCCACAAAGCCCAGCGCAAAGACCGAACACATGGTCATGGCCGCCTGTCGCTGAGGCTCCGCGAATCCTTCATTTTTATAGTAGGTTCTGATGGGGATCAGTAGCAGTGGTCCCGCCGCGGCCACAAACCTTCCGACATTGTAGCAGAAGGAAGTTCCAGTACTCCGCAATCGAGTGGGGAAGAGTTCGGGGAGGTAGATAGCGTAGCCACCGAACAGTGCCAGCTGGCAAAAACCCATTAAAGGCACCATCCAGAAAATATCGCTTTTCGTTTCCAGTTTCCAGAAGACAAGTATGGTGCTCATAGCAGCAGCAACAAAAGCGATGGCGAAGGCAATTCTTCTGCCGGTGTAGTTAGTCAGCCAGCTGAAAGATAGCATGCCGAAGAGTGCACCGATATTCATCACAATACCGGTGATACCTCCCCAGGTCATCACCTGACGATCCACTTCAGCCGGAGACATTCCTTGCTCCGTAAAAGATTTTCTTATAACAGTCTGCGTCAAATCGGTGCTGAAAAATCCAATTCCCCAGAGGCCAACCACGCCCGAAAATGCAAGTAGGGCTCCCAAAAGGGCGTGTCGTCTCCAGCGTGGATCTTCAAAAAGGTCCCGATATGAACCGACTCGGGGATGATCCTTGCCCTCGCGTTGCAACCGCTTCGCTTCGAGCCAACTTTCCGGTTCTTTCAATCTCGTTTGGATGAATATCACCAGGATTGCAGGGACAATTCCGACCAGAAACATGATTTGCCAAGCAGACAACGGCTTAAGACTTTCTTGATCGACGTTTCCCAGACCAATAAACAGAAGCCCTGCGGAGCAGTTTCCTACCGTCGAGAACGACTGCAACATGCCGAGCGTATAGGGCCGTGCCTGAGCCGGAATGGTCTCAGCGAGAAGTGCCACGGCCACAGCAAAGACTCCTCCCACACCTAAACCGGTAAGAAATCGGTAGAGTGCAAAATCCCAAACGCTAGTTGAGAAAGCACTAAGGCCAGTAAAAATGGAGTAGAGGATAATTGTCCACTTCAAAGTTTTGACTCGGCCTATGCGATCCCCCATGACCCCGAAGGTGAGTCCTCCTGTGGCCCAGCCGATCAGGAATATCGAAGTGGTAATGTCCGAGAAATCTTTTACAGCTTTATCGAACGCTTCTTTTTTGGATTCATCTTCCCGCAATTCGGAAGGTAACAAGCTTCTAATGGCCTTTTGCCTGGCCATCACGAACAGCTGTTGATCCATGCAATCCGCCATCCAGGCTGTGGCGACCACAAAAAACACAAACCAGTGGTATCGATTGAGTTGCCGGAGTGACCCCCAGCCCGCATTGGAGGCCTGAGGCATTGAAGAACCATCGACGAGAGCCATTCGAAATCCTGTTTCAAAGTGGATTTTGGCGGGAAAGCTGGTTCAAATCATACCGTCTACCTCAGGAATTGCCAATAATATCCGCTTTTGAACGGGATTCGCTACAATACTTAATCCAATATTTTTTTGAAGAGTATGCAGTGGCAGATTCTCTCAATTTGAAGTGCGGATTCATAGGTGCTGGGCAAATGGCAACTGCCCTGGCACTGGGCTGGATTCGCGCGGGCTTCTTTAAGCCTTCTCAAATTGTCGGAAGTTCTCGCACTGAAAGGTCCCGTAAAAAATTCGAGCAGGGCACGGGTAGCAAAACTTCGCACGATAATGCCAAGATTGCCCGGACGAGCGATCTTCTGGTTTTGTCTGTCAAACCGAAATTTCTCGCGGATGCGATGGATTCGATTCGGGAGAGCCTTAAGCCGGAAGCTTTGATCGTTTCCGTGGTGGCGGGAGTGCCTATCTCGAAAATTGCTGAAGGTCTAGGTGACAAACGAGCCATCGTTCGGGTGATGCCGAATACGCCGTGTCTGGTCGGCCAGGGAGTTTCCGGAATCGCCTTTGGTCCTCACGTTTCGGATGGCTTTCAACAACTGATTTATCAACTGTTCAGTTCCGTAGGCATGGCTAACGTCGTTCCGGAAAATCTGATAGATGCGGTGAATGGAATCAGTGGTTGCGGGCCGGCTTACGCATTTTTGATGATCGAAGCACTCGCGGACGGTGCAGTCAAAATGGGAATTGCACGCGATATGGCGATTTCCATGGCCGCTCAGACTCTTCTGGGAGCCTCGAAAATGGTTCTCGAAACTCAGCAGCACCCTGCCGCCTTGAAGGATGCCGTTTGCAGCCCGGCCGGGACGACCATCGCCGGAATTCACGAACTGGAAAAAGCGGGAGTGCGAGCCGCATTGATGAATGCCGTCCAGGCCGCCACCCATCGCGCCCATGAATTAGGGAAACAATAGGCATGAACCAGGAACCGATCCTGATTTTCGATTTTGGCTCTCAGTTTGCACAATTGATCGCTCGGAGGGTACGCGAACTTAACGTTTTCTGCCAGCTGGTGCGACACGATTTGCCTGCGGCCCGAGTGCGAGAACTCAACCCCAAAGGCCTCATTTTCTCAGGCGGACCAGCCAGCGTTTATGAGAAGAGCGCCCCAAAATGCGATCCCAAAATTTACGATCTGGGAATTCCCATTCTGGGAATTTGTTATGGGATGCATCTGGTCTCACACGATCTGGGCGCGAAGGTTGATCCGGCGCATAGTCGCGAATTTGGCCGAGCCATTCTGCACGTTCATTCCGCGACCGGTTTTTTGGAGGGGCTACCTGATAAATCGACGGTATGGATGAGCCATGGCGATCAGGTGAATCAAAGTTCGAACGACTTCGAAATGCTGGCCTCAACGGATACTTGCCCTTGGGCGGCGGTTCGGCATAAAACCCGGCCGATCTATGGCATTCAATTCCATCCTGAAGTCAATCACACCGAGCAGGGGCGATTGATTCTCAAGAATTTTCTGATGAACATCTGCGGCTGTCATGCCCTTTGGAAAATGCAGACATTCATCGACCGGACAATTTCCGAAATTCGCGAAAAAGTTGGCAATAATCGGGTGATTTGCGGACTTTCCGGCGGGGTAGATTCCTCGGTGGTGGCCGCCCTACTCCTGAAGGCCATCGGGCCGCAGGCTGCCTGCATCTTCGTCGATAACGGGCTATTGCGGATGGGAGAAGCCGATGCAGTTCGAAAAATGTTCAGCGAATGGTATAAAGCCGATCTTCATATGGTCGATGCGGAGAAACGTTTCCTGGATGCTCTGAAAGATGTCTCAGATCCTCAATTGAAGAGAAAAACTATCGGATATCATTTCATCGAAGTCTTCAAGCAGGAAGCTCGTAGTATCCCAAACGCGAAATTCCTAGCTCAAGGGACTCTCTACCCGGATGTGATCGAAAGTGGCGGAGCTGTCGATGGACCCGCGGCCACCATCAAGACTCACCATAATGTCGGAGGATTACCCAAGGAACTCGGATTTGAACTGATTGAGCCGCTGAGGGACCTGTTTAAAGACGAGGTGCGACGATTGGGCGTTGAACTCGGTTTGCCCGAAGAATTGGTTTGGCGGCATCCTTTTCCCGGCCCAGGTCTGGCGGTACGATGTCTCGGAAACATTACCAAAGATCGGCTCGAAATCCTTCGCAAGGCGGACAAGATTTTCCTCCAGGAACTTAAAGAGTCGGGTTGGTACAAAAAAACCTCTCAAGCCTTTGTAGTGCTCCTCCCGGTCCAGTCGGTGGGTGTGATGGGAGATGGCCGGACGTATGAGAATGCCGTCGCCCTCCGAGCCGTTCAAACCGACGATTTCATGACGGCCGACTGGTCGCACTTGCCGCATGATTTCCTGGCGAAAATTTCTACCCGTATCATCAATGAGGTCCGGGGTGTTAATCGCGTGGTTTACGATATCAGCAGTAAACCACCAGCTACCATTGAGTGGGAATAAGACGATGAAGTTTACCAAGATGCAGGGTGCTGGCAACGATTACGTTTATGTCGATTGCTTCCGCGAGAAATTCCCGGCAGATCCTGCGAAACTTAGCAGGGCGGTCAGCGACCGGCATTTCGGTATCGGTTCGGACGGAATGATTCTGATCTGTCCTTCCGAAAAAGCCGATGCACGCATGCGGATGTTCAATAGCGATGGTTCCGAAGGTGAAATGTGCGGTAATGGCTTGCGCTGTGTCGCCAAATATGTTTACGATCATGGAATCTCTAAGAACGAGACACTGAAACTGGAAACGGGGCGCGGAATTCTGACAGTCGATTTGCTGATAGAGCAGGGTAAAGTTCATCGCGCAAAAGTGAATATGGGCGAGCCGATTCTCCTATCCGAAAAGATTCCCACGACTCTCCCGGGAGATCCTCCCAAGAATGTCCCTTTGAATATTGAGGGAACCAATCTAGAAGTCACCTGCGTCTCCATGGGAAATCCCCATTGCGTCATATTCGTTCCCGAAATCACAGATCATCAGGTTCTCTTGCTCGGCCCCCAGCTCGAAAAGCATCCCGCTTTTCCCCGACGAATTAACGTGGAATGGATCCAGGTTTTGAGCCGATCAGAAGCACGCATGCGAGTCTGGGAACGCGGGAGTGGAGAGACCCTGGCCTGTGGCACTGGAGCCTGCGGAGCCACTGTGGCCGGTATTTTAACGGGGCGTTTCGATCGATCCGTAAAAATGCATCTGTTGGGGGGAGATCTCGAATTGCACTGGTCGGAAAAGGACAATCATGTTTATATGACAGGACCCGCCGCGGAAGTTTTCAGCGGTGAATGGCCAACATAAGCGGATGGAAGGAAAGGATTCCATGAAGATTCGCAATCCTCTCGTTATTAAAGCCATTGGTTTTCTGGGCGCGGGCATTATTCGCGCCTGGATGTCCACCATCCGAATCGATTATGAAATCTGCGATAAGGAATTGAATCCTTGGAATCCCAAGGGGCCTTCCGGTGCGGGTATTGGTACTTTCTGGCACGAAAATATTCTTGGCCCCGCTTTCTTTTTTCGCAATTGTCGGGCTTCAGTACTGATCAGTTCCCATGCCGATGGCGAAATGATAGCCCGCGTCATTACCCGTTTGGGATTTGGTTTGGTCCGCGGTTCAACGACCCGGGGCGGTGTCAAAGCAATACGAGAACTGGTTGCATCGGGTAAATTAAATCATCTGGCGATTACGCCGGATGGCCCGCGCGGTCCGCGAAGGGTATGCCAGCAAGGAATTGGCATGGTTTCGATTATGACGGGTCTGCCCGTTTATCCGATTGGAATAGCTTACCGAAGTGCTTGGTACGCCCGGAGTTGGGATCAGTTTGGAATTCCGAAACCTTTTAGCCGCTGCTGTGTAATTTTAGGCCCTGCGGTCCGGCCCGATAATTATCGCCTTTCGCAGTTGGAACTG
The genomic region above belongs to Telmatocola sphagniphila and contains:
- a CDS encoding HEAT repeat domain-containing protein, encoding MANTTLTNLNNELATVLATGIDQADLSHLKEQVSAKVSEDLPENVVASLKSIHEADQDEIVWPILETIDQIHLAEVKNLFVNVPGELEEFEAGPSWSTPMLTQAVYALVPESRPFAKRVKPEEQITMLESTNNDGTITDLRLLQIYLQALSEKKTAPVYLAMLELALPAFGKDILPDLWPTLSPESRSFQIAYKLDMQAALTKLQEKSGGKKTDRGGPVIKAVEKLLDEGRNDYGEISPDSLPILKLGIKLAADAPFRRKIADTLAGMGDIAKSALPELIEAFERGGLTRDYQLIRPMMVLGKESKDVADALTRALEDRDASVRLMAAFNLGQMGAPAFSALNSLEDMVSNDTDVKVRDQATKTLNKLRARLEPPVAAE
- a CDS encoding MFS transporter — translated: MALVDGSSMPQASNAGWGSLRQLNRYHWFVFFVVATAWMADCMDQQLFVMARQKAIRSLLPSELREDESKKEAFDKAVKDFSDITTSIFLIGWATGGLTFGVMGDRIGRVKTLKWTIILYSIFTGLSAFSTSVWDFALYRFLTGLGVGGVFAVAVALLAETIPAQARPYTLGMLQSFSTVGNCSAGLLFIGLGNVDQESLKPLSAWQIMFLVGIVPAILVIFIQTRLKEPESWLEAKRLQREGKDHPRVGSYRDLFEDPRWRRHALLGALLAFSGVVGLWGIGFFSTDLTQTVIRKSFTEQGMSPAEVDRQVMTWGGITGIVMNIGALFGMLSFSWLTNYTGRRIAFAIAFVAAAMSTILVFWKLETKSDIFWMVPLMGFCQLALFGGYAIYLPELFPTRLRSTGTSFCYNVGRFVAAAGPLLLIPIRTYYKNEGFAEPQRQAAMTMCSVFALGFVAIFFLPETKGKPLPE
- the guaA gene encoding glutamine-hydrolyzing GMP synthase; amino-acid sequence: MNQEPILIFDFGSQFAQLIARRVRELNVFCQLVRHDLPAARVRELNPKGLIFSGGPASVYEKSAPKCDPKIYDLGIPILGICYGMHLVSHDLGAKVDPAHSREFGRAILHVHSATGFLEGLPDKSTVWMSHGDQVNQSSNDFEMLASTDTCPWAAVRHKTRPIYGIQFHPEVNHTEQGRLILKNFLMNICGCHALWKMQTFIDRTISEIREKVGNNRVICGLSGGVDSSVVAALLLKAIGPQAACIFVDNGLLRMGEADAVRKMFSEWYKADLHMVDAEKRFLDALKDVSDPQLKRKTIGYHFIEVFKQEARSIPNAKFLAQGTLYPDVIESGGAVDGPAATIKTHHNVGGLPKELGFELIEPLRDLFKDEVRRLGVELGLPEELVWRHPFPGPGLAVRCLGNITKDRLEILRKADKIFLQELKESGWYKKTSQAFVVLLPVQSVGVMGDGRTYENAVALRAVQTDDFMTADWSHLPHDFLAKISTRIINEVRGVNRVVYDISSKPPATIEWE
- the dapF gene encoding diaminopimelate epimerase, whose translation is MKFTKMQGAGNDYVYVDCFREKFPADPAKLSRAVSDRHFGIGSDGMILICPSEKADARMRMFNSDGSEGEMCGNGLRCVAKYVYDHGISKNETLKLETGRGILTVDLLIEQGKVHRAKVNMGEPILLSEKIPTTLPGDPPKNVPLNIEGTNLEVTCVSMGNPHCVIFVPEITDHQVLLLGPQLEKHPAFPRRINVEWIQVLSRSEARMRVWERGSGETLACGTGACGATVAGILTGRFDRSVKMHLLGGDLELHWSEKDNHVYMTGPAAEVFSGEWPT
- a CDS encoding NAD(P)/FAD-dependent oxidoreductase, translated to MTPEITIIGAGLAGLSCARHLQEAGKSFQILEASDRVGGRIATDRVDGFQLDRGFQVFLDAYPEAQKILDYSQLNLRAFEPGALIRHKEKFHLFADPWRKPLSGLRSLFAPIGTFRDKWKVAGLRSAVKNASIENLFQRANTTTQQALVNRGFSSSITNTFFKPFLGGIFLDPALQTSSRMFEFVFKMFSLGRACLPAKGMQAIPDQLAKNLPRSSIRLSTRVDDLDSGLIVTESGEKIPSKVIVVATEAPAANKLLNGDFHTHPQGVTCLYYASPQAPIHKPILVLNGEGSGPVNNLCVPNLVAPEYAPTGQNLISITVINGGMQPFEALELEVLAQMERWFGDQVKTWRHLKTYQIPFALPSQPAAVLEKPQREVRLKKGLYVCGDHRDTASIQGAFVSGRRTAEAVLEELAAK
- the proC gene encoding pyrroline-5-carboxylate reductase, translated to MADSLNLKCGFIGAGQMATALALGWIRAGFFKPSQIVGSSRTERSRKKFEQGTGSKTSHDNAKIARTSDLLVLSVKPKFLADAMDSIRESLKPEALIVSVVAGVPISKIAEGLGDKRAIVRVMPNTPCLVGQGVSGIAFGPHVSDGFQQLIYQLFSSVGMANVVPENLIDAVNGISGCGPAYAFLMIEALADGAVKMGIARDMAISMAAQTLLGASKMVLETQQHPAALKDAVCSPAGTTIAGIHELEKAGVRAALMNAVQAATHRAHELGKQ
- a CDS encoding lysophospholipid acyltransferase family protein; the encoded protein is MKIRNPLVIKAIGFLGAGIIRAWMSTIRIDYEICDKELNPWNPKGPSGAGIGTFWHENILGPAFFFRNCRASVLISSHADGEMIARVITRLGFGLVRGSTTRGGVKAIRELVASGKLNHLAITPDGPRGPRRVCQQGIGMVSIMTGLPVYPIGIAYRSAWYARSWDQFGIPKPFSRCCVILGPAVRPDNYRLSQLELHTAEIQKAMETITARAEYWRIHGHFPSDTGETEISLAKAA
- a CDS encoding THUMP domain-containing class I SAM-dependent RNA methyltransferase, which produces MTSFFATCARGFEPFLARELEKIAASDIQPGRGGVHFQGNRRVLYKSNLHLRTAVRVLQPLRTFPVQSTDELYQAAQTIDWEKYLTLEHTFAIDCNVRDSAITHSLFAAQRVKDAICDQFIARCGKRPSVNLREPMVQFNLHIFRNEASISLDSSCESLHKRGYRPIQTIAPLNEALAAALILQTGWKPDEPFCDPMCGSATLPIEASWMALNRAPGLTRKHFGFMGWLDYDKGEWANVRDEARNDLKKALLAPIIGYDERVDVIELASKNANAAGVGHLVELRAQGLYKFVPSEGKPGTILMNPPYGERIGEEEDLIELYQQIGKIIKTRCTGWKCWIFTGNRNLLRATKLKVLEKHQFMNGKIDCQLARVL